In the Falco peregrinus isolate bFalPer1 unplaced genomic scaffold, bFalPer1.pri scaffold_46, whole genome shotgun sequence genome, one interval contains:
- the LOC129783514 gene encoding translation initiation factor IF-2-like — MGESRHRCAPRTVISRNARRTALLFRGRPRCPEGSGKTPPPIPKEKAATRSPGHARLTTCRPRLSSFHRSPLPPATRARAQRPGKARARTLCHDSTPPQPSVARARQAPRPDGPRVLCSPGAACGRILPTQLPRTAHRRQRTAAETAGRSAGLAEHASAPAERERRPPAGGGGRRGAEGQGGDAAGGPGRPASRSDARRRCRDKRRRRRRRRRAAAGEREKSEGAPSSGEGHPFPPARVRRGEGEPSPPARRGGSREEALQLHGRTRGYGRGSARPDSRALAPTAGRGGEARVRPHPGPRTFLHARGSDRRRTDAGRGGEGGARLPAPPRPCRHGGGQRGTGIPRAPPPTPGAGKDGGGGVSPRGDSPPFPGTANAARARLGGRGEKGERARGHDRRGAAGRPARALARDTAPR; from the coding sequence ATGGGGGAAAGCCGCCACCGCTGCGCTCCGCGCACCGTTATATCCCGGAACGCCCGGAGGACGGCTCTTCTCTTTCGCGGCCGGCCCCGTTGCCCAGAAGGGTCGGGGAAGACGCCTCCCCCGATCCCGAAGGAAAAGGCCGCCACTCGCTCGCCTGGCCACGCGCGGCTCACCACCTGCCGGCCACGCCTGTCGTCCTTTCACCGCTCGCCGCTTCCTCCCGCCACCCGCGCGCGGGCTCAGCGGCCGGGGAAGGCTCGGGCGCGCACCCTCTGCCACGACAGCACACCTCCCCAACCCTCCGTCGCGCGCGCGCGCCAGGCCCCACGACCCGACGGACCGCGCGTCCTCTGCAGCCCGGGGGCAGCCTGCGGACGCATcctccccacccagctcccccGGACCGCACACCGGCGGCAGAGAACTGCCGCGGAGACGGCCGGGCggagcgcggggctggcggAGCACGCCTCGGCTCCCGCGGAGAGGGaacggcggccgccggcgggaggcggcggacGGCGAGGAGCGGAGGGGCAAGGCGGCGacgcggcgggcgggcccggccgaCCGGCCAGCCGGAGCGACGCGCGCAGGCGCTGCAGAGACaagcggcggaggcggcgcCGGCGAAGGCGAGCCGCAGCCGGAGAGCGAGAGAAGAGCGAGGGCGCGCCTTCCTCCGGGGAGGGacaccccttcccccccgcgCGCGTGCgacggggggagggggagccctCCCCTCCCGCGCGCCGGGGCGGCTCGCGCGAGGAAGCCCTCCAACTTCACGGGCGAACTCGGGGCTACGGGCGCGGAAGCGCGCGGCCGGACAGCCGGGCCCTTGCGCCGACAGCCGGCCGCGGTGGCGAGGCGCGTGTCCGACCACACCCCGGGCCGCGCACCTTTCTCCACGCGCGGGGGTCGGACCGGCGGCGGACCGacgccggccgcggcggcgaGGGGGGCGCGCGCCTCCCAGCACCGCCGCGACCCTGCCGCCACGGCGGCGGCCAGAGAGGAACGGGAATcccgcgcgccccgccgccaACGCCCGGGGCGGGAAAGGAcggcggggggggtgtgtcCCCACGCGGGGACAGCCCCCCCTTCCCGGGCACCGCGAACGCGGCTCGGGCGCGGCTCGGCGGGCGCGGGGAAAAGGGAGAGCGAGCGCGTGGGCACGatcggcgcggcgcggccggacGCCCGGCGCGCGCGCTCGCGCGCGACACAGCCCCCCGGTAA